From Megalobrama amblycephala isolate DHTTF-2021 linkage group LG24, ASM1881202v1, whole genome shotgun sequence, the proteins below share one genomic window:
- the LOC125260701 gene encoding natural killer cell receptor 2B4-like → MFIFICLCSWSLTGVFVADAVKSESVTEGESVSLNSSFTQIHRDEEIDWKFGDFLIAKVKKNKESKFYGENAEGRFRDRLKLDHQTGSLTIINSRTTDSGLYTVSSIRTDMTINTINLTVYARLPVPDISRDCSSSSSSSSSSSCSLVCSAVNVSHVTLSWFKGNSSFSSISASDLSISLSLPLEVEYQDKNTYSCVINNPIRNQTRHLNITELCHTCAAGITIYSLQPFIVSTLYQGVSSLIIGLISAAGSLLIVAVVGIFCICRKTHQEVQSGEEITYADPTFYKRKAQKSRAQEEEDVVYAGVVMRH, encoded by the exons ATGTTTATATTCATCTGTTTGTGCTCATGGAGTCTGACTG gtgtgtttgttgctgatgcagtgaagtcagagtcagtgactgagggagaatcagtctctctgaactctagtttcactcaaatacaCAGAGATGAAGAGATCGACTGGAAGTTTGGTGATTTTCTCATAGCTAAAgtgaagaaaaacaaagagaGCAAGTTTTATGGTGAAAATGCTGaagggagattcagagacagactgaaactggatcatcagactggatctctgaccatcatcaACAGCAGAACCACAGACTCTGGACTTTATACAGTCTCCAGCATCAGAACAGACATGACGATCAACACGATCAATCTCACTGTCTATG ctcgtctgcctgttcctgaCATCAGCAGAGACTGTTCTTcgtcatcttcatcatcatcatcatcatcatgttcattggtgtgttcagctgtgaatgtgagtcatgtgactctctcctggttcAAAGGAAACAGTTCATTCTCCAGCATCAGTgcgtctgatctcagcatcagtctctctcttcctctggaggtggaatatcaggataaaaacacctacagctgtgtgatcAACAATCCCATCAGAAACCAGACCAGACATCTCAACATCACTgaactctgtcacacatgtgctGCAGGTATCACA ATTTATTCACTTCAACCCTTCATTGTGTCTACTCTGTATCAAGGCGTATCCTCGCTGATCATTGGACTGATCTCTGCTGCTGGATCTCTGTTGATTGTAGCTGTAGTCGGGATCTTCTGCATCTGCAGGAAAACACACCAAGAGG TTCAGAGCGGTGAAGAAATCACATACGCTGATCCCACGTTCTACAAACGAAAAGCACAGAAATCG AGAGCTCAAGAGGAGGAGGATGTGGTGTACGCAGGAGTCGTTATGCGACACTGA
- the LOC125260702 gene encoding hepatocyte cell adhesion molecule-like gives MPKNINHMDMFIFICLFLWSLNGVFVADAVKSESVTEGESVALNSSFTQIHRDEEIDWKFGDFLIAKVKKNKESKFYGDNAEGRFRDRLKLDHQTGSLTIINSRTTDSGLYTVSSIRTDMTINTINLTVYARLPVPVISSNSSSSSSGSSEPRCVFLCSAVNVSHVTLSWFKGNSVFSSVRVSDLSSRSDLLLHLECVDDSYSCVLNNPIRNQTQHLNITELCHTCAAATEALKGSALEELIIHSEFHYRPTALSSPDLLTLSDFIRPFLLGFPFLI, from the exons ATGCCAAAAAATATAAATCACATGGACATGTTTATATTCATCTGTTTGTTCTTATGGAGTCTGAATG gtgtgtttgttgctgatgcagtgaagTCAGAGTCAGTGACTGAGGGAGAATCAGTCGCTCTGAACtctagtttcactcaaatacaCAGAGATGAAGAGATCGACTGGAAGTTTGGGGACTTTCTCATAGCTAAAgtgaagaaaaacaaagagaGCAAGTTTTATGGTGATAATGCTGaagggagattcagagacagactgaaactggatcatcagactggatctctgaccatcatcaACAGCAGAACCACAGACTCTGGACTTTATACAGTCTCCAGCATCAGAACAGACATGACGATCAACACGATCAATCTCACTGTCTATG ctcgtctgcctgttcctgtcatcagcagtaactcttcatcatcatcatcaggaTCATCAGAGCCCagatgtgtgtttctgtgttcagctgtgaatgtgagtcatgtgactctctcctggttcAAAGGAAACAGTGTATTCTCCAGCGTCAgagtgtctgatctcagcagcCGGTCTGATCTTCTTCTCCATCTGGAGTGTGTGGATGAttcctacagctgtgtgctgaacaatcccatcagaaACCAGACTCAACACCTCAACATCACTgaactctgtcacacatgtgctGCAG CCACAGAGGCTCTGAAGGGAAGTGCTCTAGAGGAGCTTATTATTCACTCTGAGTTTCACTACAGACCCACAGCACTGTCCTCTCCTGATCTACTGACACTTTCAGACTTTATTAGACCATTTCTGCTGGGATTTCCTTTTCTGATCTAG